AAGTCCCACGAAACAGTCGGCTTCCAGTGCAGCACGACACCGCCTGTATTGAAGATCGCCGTATCGCGGAAGCTCGAGTTGATACCCGGAATGTACTGCACATTCGAGTAGGCCGCGGACACGTCCCAGCCGCCGCCGAAGTTGTAGCCGCCGGTCACGGCAAAGCGCTGCTGCGCCTGCGCCGTTTGATAGCCGTTGGTCACGGCCGACACGCCCGGCTGTGCGCCGTTGTTCGACACGGTCGAATCCGCGCCGTAGGCGCCGCCGCCCAGCGTCGAGTTGTTGATGCGCATGAAGCCGACCGCGAGGCCGACCGGGCCGTTGATGTACTGCACCGCGCCGCTCCAGGTCGAACCGCGGTTCAGGCTGCCCGGCACGCCGCCGAGCGCGTACGAACCGCTGAACGTGAAGCCATACAGTTTCGGCGACGTATAGACCAGCGAATTGTTCGCGCGGTAAATCGTGTCGAGCGCGTCGACGTCGCCGGGGTGCGCGCCGTAGTAGCCGGTGAGCCACGTGGTCGGGCTGTACGGCGAGAGCATCGAGTAGTACGCCGTGTACTGGCGGCCGGCCTGCAGCGTGCCGTAGGTCGGGTTCGTCACGCCGACCCAGGCCTGGCGGCCGAACATCGCGTTCGTGTACTGCTGGGCGCCGGTGCTCGAGTTGAAGCCGGATTCCAGCTGGAAGATGGCCTTGGTGCCGCCGCCGAGATCTTCGCCGCCCTTCAAGCCGAAGCGGCTGCCGGCCCATACGCCGTTGATCATGTTCACTTTGGACTTGCCGCCGGAGGTCGAGCCGAGCGAGCTGGCGCTGCTTTGATAGCCGATGCCGGCATCGACGATACCGTACAGCGTGACGCTGCTTTGCGCGAAAACCGGTGCGCTGGCGAGAGCGGCGATCGCGCAGGCGATCCGGGTCATAGTGATATTGCGATTCATGAGGGTGTTCTCCAATTCGACCTGCTTCGACTGACGTGAGAGTTCTTGGCGACCCGGTCGTCGTTTAATTGTTTGCCTGCTATGTTCGTATATAGAACATCGTTTCTATGTGCGAACAAGGCTGCACTGTAAGTAAGATGACAACGCAGGGTCAACGCGGGATTACCCGACTCTGTTGCAGATGCACATCGATTGGAAAAGGCGCTGGACAGCGCGAAGAAACGGCGAGGCCGCGGCTCGGGTCGCGGCGCCGGGATGATGAGGCGGGGGGAGTGGCAGGAGGGGGAGCGCCGGCCTTGCAGGCGCGGCATGGTGCGGCGCGGCGCTCGGGATAAAACGTGGCGCGGCGCTCAGAAGATGACGTAGACCTTACGCATCGTTTCCTCGACTTCCCAGAGCCCTTCGGTATTGGCTTCGAAGAAGAGCGTGTCGCCGCTCTCGAAGTGAATGGTCTCCTCGTTATCGGGCGTGAAGCGTCCGCGTCCGGCGATGAAGTGCATCACCTCGGCCTGCTTGACCGAGCGGCGATACGTGCCGGCGGTGCATTCGAAAATGCCGGTGTCGACGGATTCGCTGCCCTTGATGACGCATTGCACGCCCGACACCTGAATCGGCGTCGTGCCGGGCAGGCCTGCCTTGCCCCAGTCCTCCAGATTCTGCAGATTCACGCTTTGTTTGAGCTGCTGTACCTTCATCTTTACGTTACCTTTGAGTGTGCGTGGGCCGTTTCATTGGCCGGGGGTTGCGGTGTTCGTCACGGTCTGCTCGACCTTGCCCAGCCGTACGACGGTCACGCCGGGCCGCAGTTGCCGCAACGAAGGCATGACGAGCATGCAGTCGTCGTAGGGTGTCGTGACCGGTTCGCCGTTCGACCAGCCAATCACGGCGCCCGCCTCGGCAAAGATTTCGAGGCCCGTGTACGGCGCCGCGAAACGAAAATCCATGCTGGTGGCCACCACCGGCTGCGTCACGCGGACGATATGCTGCACGGGCGGCAACGGCGCGAGCCAGCCGGCCGGCAGATCTGCTTCATCCACCACGCCGGCGAGCAACAGCAAGCGCGCCGTGGTGTCGCGCGCGACCGCAACCGCGCTGCGTTCCCAATGCTGTCCGCATTCGATCAGGAGCGCGTTCTTCGGGCTGGCGGCCTCGCCGAAGCCTTCGTAATCGCGCATGCGGCGGCCTTCCGGATGGCCTTCGTCGCAGATCACGGTCGCGGGCGTGCCGAGCCGCACGGCGAGATCGATGCCTTTTTGCAGCGGCCCCGCCACGATCAGCGGTTTGCTCTTCTCGTGCATGGAATGCAGATCGAGCAGAATGTCGACTGTGTCGATCACGGGGCGCATCACGCGCGCACGTGCCAGCTCGCTGGAGGTGCGCGAGGTGTCGTCGAGCACCGCGCCAGTCCACACGCGATTGAAATCCTGATCGACGAAGCGGGCCGCGTCCGGCTGCGCGGAATCGAAGCTCCGATAAGCGTCGACGTTCGCGAACGCCAGCGTGAGCCGCCCGCGCCGCGGCCGCAGCGCGCGCCGCAGCAATTCGTCCACGACGATCGCGCCGCACACCTCGTTGCCGTGCGTGAGCGCGTTGATCATCACGTGCGGACCCGGCGCTCCCGAGTCGAACGTATGGACGTAGGCGATACCGGAGGCCGATTGTTCGTGCGCCGAAATATCGGGGAATTCGACTTCGATGGGATAGGCTTCCAAGCTCATGCGAATGTGTCCTGGCAGAGAGTTGAACGGATTGACCGGCAAGCTCAGGCGAGTTTCGCCGCGATCGCCTGGCCGACTTCGGTCGTGTTCGCCTTGCCGCCGAGGTCGCCGGTGTGCGGGCCTTCCACCAGCGTCGCCTCGATCGCGGCGAGAATCGCGTCGTGCGCCTCGCGCTCCTTGCCTGCGTGATTGCCGAGGAAGTCGAGCATCATCGCGGCCGACCAGATCATCGCGATCGGATTGGCGATGTTCTTGCCCGCGATGTCCGGCGCCGAGCCGTGCACCGGTTCGAACAGCGAGGGAAACTTGCGGTCCGGATTCAGGTTGCCCGACGGCGCGAGACCGATCGTGCCGGTGCAGGCGGGGCCGAGATCGGACAGGATGTCGCCGAACAGATTGGTGGCGACCACCACGTCGAAGCGGTCCGGGTTCAACACGAAGCGCGCGCAGAGAATGTCGATGTGCTGCTTGTCCCACGCCACGTCAGGGTATTGCGCGGCGATGCCGGCCGCGACTTTGTCCCACCACGGCATGCTGATCGCGATGCCGTTGCTCTTGGTGGCCACCGTGATCTTCTTGCGCTCGCGCCGCTGCGCGAGATCGAACGCGAACTTCAGCACGCGCTCGCTGCCGTGCCGCGTGAAGACCGATTCCTGCAGCACGAATTCGCGTTCCGTGCCTTCGAACATCACGCCGCCCACCGACGAGTATTCGCCCTCGGTGTTCTCGCGCACGATCCAGAAATCGATGTCACCCGCCTTGCGGCCCGCGAGCGGCGAAGGCACGCCGGCAAAGAGGCGCGCGGGGCGCAGGTTGATGTACTGGTCGAATTCGCGGCGGAACTTCAAGAGCGACCCCCACAGCGAGATATGGTCGGGCACCGTGTCGGGCCAGCCCACCGCGCCGAACAGGATTGCGTCGGCCGACTGCAGTTGCGCTTTCCAGTCGTCCGGCATCATCTTGCCGTGCTTCGCGTAGTACTCGCAGCTCGCCCATTCGATGTGCTGATACTCCAGCTCGATGCCGAAGCGCGCTTTCACCGCCTCCAGCACGCGAATGGCTTCCGGCATGACTTCGACACCGATGCCGTCGCCGGGTATGACTGCGATCCGATATTTCTTCGACATGTTGTGCTCCTCCGCTTGAGACTGTTTGGGACTGTTCCGGGGCTGCCGGACGATGCGATGACGGCTATTTTATTCCTGCTGTTTGAGACTAAAATAGTCGCTTTAGTTAAGCCACTGTGCACGATTCGTGTACAAACTTATGCCCTCCATTCGCCTATGAACGCCGCCCCATCACCCGATCTCGGCGACTTGCGCGTGTTTTGCGAAGTCGCGCGCAAGTCCAGTTTCAGTGCGGCGGCGGAGGCCTTGTCGGTGTCCGCGGCGTACGTCAGCAAACGCATCAACGTGCTCGAGACTACGCTCGGTACGCGTTTATTGCACCGTTCCACGCGCCGCGTCGCGATCACGGAAGCGGGAGAGCGCGTCTACACGTGGGCCGAAAAAATTCTCGACGATGTCGATCAACTGGTCGAAGACGTCTCCACCACGCGCCGCATTCCCGGCGGCAAGCTGCGCATTTCCAGCAGCTTCGGCTTTGGCCGCCGTTTCGTCGCGCCCGCGCTCGCGCGCTTTTCCGAGCGCTATCCGCAATTGAGCGTGCGCCTCGACCTGTTCGACCGTCTCGTCGATGTGGGCGGTGAAGGCTTCGATCTGGATGTGCGCATCGGCGACGAAATCGCGCCGCATCTGATCGCGCGGCGGCTTGCGTCGAATCATCGCGTGCTGTGCGCGTCGCCCGGCTACCTCGCGCGGCATGGCGCGCCGCGCCAGCTTGCCGAACTGTCCTCGCATGCGTGTCTGGCGATCAAGGAGCGCGACCATCCATTCGGGCTCTGGCGTCTGAGCGTGCGTGGCGAGACGGTCTCGATCAAGGTCACGGGACCGTTGTCGACCAATCATGGCGAGGTGGCGGTGCAATGGGCGCTGGCCGGGCGCGGCATCGTGCTGCGTTCCATGTGGGATGTGCGGCCGCTGCTCGAAAGCGGCCAGTTGCAGCAGGTGCTGCCCGAGGTCACGCAGCCGGCGAATCTGTGGGCGGTGTATCCGGCACGGCTCGCGCAATCGGCGAAGGTGCGGGTGTGCGTCGACTTTCTGAGCGAGGAGTTTGCGCAGTGGAGTCCGCCGGCCGACGGCGGGGCCGGGGTGGACATAGCCGGATTTGCCGAGCGTCTCTAATCGCTCGGCGCTTTACGCCTATTTTTCGCGGATCGCGCGCACGATGATCCCGTCTTATCCAAACACGATTTCGTCGTCTTCGACATGCTCATGTTCGTTCATGCTGAGCCGATCAAGCCAGCTTGCCGATACGGCCTAGTGATGATTCTGCGAGAACAGCGTTTCGAGCGGGTAGTGGCTCTTCACGAACGGCGACTTGATGATCACGTAGCTGAAGTACTTCTCGATACCGATGTCGCGTTCCAGCAGCCCTTCGACGATGCTCTGGTAATGGCTCACGCTGCGCGTGACGAACTTCAGCAGATAGTCGTAGCCGCCGCTCGCCAGATGGCACTCGACGATCTCGTCGACGTCGCGGATCGCATTCACGAACTTGATGAAGTCTTCCCGCCGATGATCGGCGAGCGTGACTTCGGTGAAAACGATCTGCACGTCGCCGAGCTTTTCGAGCTGGATCTGCGCGCCGTAGCCGATGATGTAGCCGGCTTTCTCCAGACGCTTGACCCGGATCAGGCAAGGACTGGGCGAAAGGCCGACCGCGTCGGCAAGCTCGACGTTGGTTATGCGGCCTTTCTTCTGCAACTGGGAAAGTATGCGCAGGTCAATCCGGTCTAGCTTGCAGTCGCTGCTCATCGTAACGTTATCGCTCCGGCGATCAATGTAAGGGGCTCAGGTGGCCCTCTACTCTAGCATGCGGTGGCATGAGTTTTGGCCTTCAACGCGGCGCGCACGTCGGCTTGTGCGAGAACGTCGTCAAGGGTCTTTTCGAGCCGCTCGAACATCAGATCGAACTCGGCCTCCGTGTACGAGAGCGCCGGTGCGAAACCGAGAATGTTGTCGCCGAAGGCGCGGAAAATCAGCCGGTTTTCATACGCGGCGGCAGCGATCCGCTCAGACAGTTTCAAGGCCGGGTCGAAGCCCGCCCTGGTGTCCTTGTCGGCGACGAGTTCGAGCGCGCCGAGCAGGCCACGGTGGCGCGAATCGCCCACCAGCGGATGCGCGAGCAGCGCGTCGAGCCCGCGCGCGAAACGCGGCGAGCGCGCCACGCCGTTCGCCAGCAACCCGCCTTCGTGATAGAGGCGCAGCACTTCGAGGCCGATCGCCGCGCTCACCGGATGCGCCGAATACGTATGGCCGTGACCGACCACCGCTTCGGCGTCGCTGTCCGCGATGCCCTGATAGATTTCGTCCGACATCAGCACCGCGCCCATCGGCGCATAGCCCGCGGTCAGTCCTTTGGCCACCGTCATCAGATCCGGCTCGACGTTTTCGCCCTGGCAGGCGAACAGCGGACCGGTACGGCCGAAGCCGGTGATGACCTCGTCGGCGACGAAGAGAATGCCCAGCTTGCGGCAACTTTCACGCATCGCCGTGAGCCAGCCGACCGGCGGCACGATCACGCCGCCCGAGCCCTGGATCGGTTCGCAGAAGAACGCGGCGACGTTATCCGCGCCGAGTTCGGCCACCTTGGCTTCGAGCGCGGCCACCGAGGCGGCGATCAGCGCCGCGTCGTCGGCGAAATCATTGCGGTAAGCGTAAGGCGACGGCAGATGATGCTGGTTCGGCAGCGGCAGATCGAAGTTGCGATGGAACGCGGGCAGGGCGGTCAGGCCGGCGCCGGTCGTCGACGAGCCGTGGTAGCCGCGTTGCAGCGCGATGATGTGCTTCTTCGAAGCGCGCCCCGTCGCATTGAAGTAATGCGTGATGAAACGCAGTGCCGAATCCACCGCGTCGGAACCGCCGAGCGTGAAGTACACGTGCTGCAGCGAAGCGGGCGACACCTCGACCAGCTTTTGGGCGAGTTCGATGGCCGGCTCGGAGCCGAAATGGAAATAACCGGTCGCGTAGGGCAGTTTCTGCATCTGCGCGGTGGCGGCCTCGACAATGCTCTGCTGGCCGTAGCCGACATTCACGCACCAGAGTCCGGAAAACGCATCGAGCAGTTCGTTGCCCGCCGCGTCGCGCAGAAACGCGCCGCTGGCGGACTCGAGGACGGTGACGCCGCGTGCTTCGTGCGCGCGGTAGTTGATGACCGGGTGAATCAGATGCTTACGGTCGGCTTCAATGAGCGATTGAATCGGCATGATGGTTTCTCGTCGCGGAAGGGGCTGTTGACCGTCCCATACTACTGATCAGCGGCGATTGCCTGCTCACCTAAACAATTGCCTGAAAAGCGCGCGCGACGCGTTTTGATGCGCAGCCTCAGCATTTTATGCTGCGGCCGCTGAAAAGCCGCGTCGCACGGTGGGCGCCCTGCGCCACGCTCAATAGCCTTGAGCGCGGTCGACTTGGCCGAGCATCGGCAAGCCGGCGCGATGGCGGCGCAGATTCTCCAGCACCACGTCGACAGCGGTGTCGGGGCGCGTCGCGCTCGCGATATGCGGCGTGACGCGCACGCGCGGGTGCGTCCACAACGCATGGCCGGCGGGCAGCGGCTCGGGATCGGTCACGTCGAGAATGGCGTTGTGCAACTGACCGCTGTCGAGCGCGGCCAGCAAATCCTGCTGATTCAGATGCGGACCACGCCCGGTTTGAATCAGCGACGCGCCGCGCGGCAGCTTCGCGAACAGCTGCGCGTCGAGCAGCCCGCGGGTGGCGGGCGTGAGCGGCAACAGGCAGATCAGGATATCGCTGCGCGCGAGAAACGCATCCAGTGCGCCTTCGCCCGCATAACAGTCCACGCCTTCGATGTCGCGCGCCGAGCGGCTCCATCCCGCGCAAGGAAAGCCGAACAGGCGCAGCCTTTCCAGCACCGCCGTGCCCAATACGCCGAGGCCGAGCACGCCGATGCGACGCTGACTGGCCGGCTTGAGCGGCAACTCGCACCAGAGCTGCTGTTGTTGCTGGAGACCGTAATCGAACAGATCGCGATGAATGGTCAGCACAGCCTGCGTGACGTATTCGACCATGCCTTCCACGATACCCGGTTCGATCATGCGCACCACCGGCACGTGGTCCGGGACGCCCGACAGATCGAACTGATCGATGCCGGCGCCGACCGAGAACACCACTTCCAGATTAGGGAAGGTGCGGGTCGGATCTTCAGGCGGTTGCCAGGCGGCGAGATAGCGGATCGCGGCCGGGTCTCCGAGATCGGGCCAGATATGAAACGGCAATTCCGGCGCTTTCTGCGCGAAGAGGGTCGCCCACTGGGCGCCGCGCGCCGGGTCGGCTTTATAGAGGAAGGCCATGATGGTCAGCAGATTGCCTGGTTGATGATGCCGTATTGCAGGTAATGCGTATCCTGTCCGCCGTTCGCGG
Above is a genomic segment from Paraburkholderia aromaticivorans containing:
- a CDS encoding porin, encoding MNRNITMTRIACAIAALASAPVFAQSSVTLYGIVDAGIGYQSSASSLGSTSGGKSKVNMINGVWAGSRFGLKGGEDLGGGTKAIFQLESGFNSSTGAQQYTNAMFGRQAWVGVTNPTYGTLQAGRQYTAYYSMLSPYSPTTWLTGYYGAHPGDVDALDTIYRANNSLVYTSPKLYGFTFSGSYALGGVPGSLNRGSTWSGAVQYINGPVGLAVGFMRINNSTLGGGAYGADSTVSNNGAQPGVSAVTNGYQTAQAQQRFAVTGGYNFGGGWDVSAAYSNVQYIPGINSSFRDTAIFNTGGVVLHWKPTVSWDFATGYSYTRATKANGITSSAQYQQVNLSEYYSLSKRTGLYALQAFQRTNGNTLGTAGSGHIISATATIGDGFQSAPSSSRSQFAAGVGIVHRF
- a CDS encoding cupin domain-containing protein, whose protein sequence is MKVQQLKQSVNLQNLEDWGKAGLPGTTPIQVSGVQCVIKGSESVDTGIFECTAGTYRRSVKQAEVMHFIAGRGRFTPDNEETIHFESGDTLFFEANTEGLWEVEETMRKVYVIF
- a CDS encoding succinylglutamate desuccinylase/aspartoacylase domain-containing protein; protein product: MSLEAYPIEVEFPDISAHEQSASGIAYVHTFDSGAPGPHVMINALTHGNEVCGAIVVDELLRRALRPRRGRLTLAFANVDAYRSFDSAQPDAARFVDQDFNRVWTGAVLDDTSRTSSELARARVMRPVIDTVDILLDLHSMHEKSKPLIVAGPLQKGIDLAVRLGTPATVICDEGHPEGRRMRDYEGFGEAASPKNALLIECGQHWERSAVAVARDTTARLLLLAGVVDEADLPAGWLAPLPPVQHIVRVTQPVVATSMDFRFAAPYTGLEIFAEAGAVIGWSNGEPVTTPYDDCMLVMPSLRQLRPGVTVVRLGKVEQTVTNTATPGQ
- a CDS encoding tartrate dehydrogenase, translating into MSKKYRIAVIPGDGIGVEVMPEAIRVLEAVKARFGIELEYQHIEWASCEYYAKHGKMMPDDWKAQLQSADAILFGAVGWPDTVPDHISLWGSLLKFRREFDQYINLRPARLFAGVPSPLAGRKAGDIDFWIVRENTEGEYSSVGGVMFEGTEREFVLQESVFTRHGSERVLKFAFDLAQRRERKKITVATKSNGIAISMPWWDKVAAGIAAQYPDVAWDKQHIDILCARFVLNPDRFDVVVATNLFGDILSDLGPACTGTIGLAPSGNLNPDRKFPSLFEPVHGSAPDIAGKNIANPIAMIWSAAMMLDFLGNHAGKEREAHDAILAAIEATLVEGPHTGDLGGKANTTEVGQAIAAKLA
- a CDS encoding LysR substrate-binding domain-containing protein; the protein is MNAAPSPDLGDLRVFCEVARKSSFSAAAEALSVSAAYVSKRINVLETTLGTRLLHRSTRRVAITEAGERVYTWAEKILDDVDQLVEDVSTTRRIPGGKLRISSSFGFGRRFVAPALARFSERYPQLSVRLDLFDRLVDVGGEGFDLDVRIGDEIAPHLIARRLASNHRVLCASPGYLARHGAPRQLAELSSHACLAIKERDHPFGLWRLSVRGETVSIKVTGPLSTNHGEVAVQWALAGRGIVLRSMWDVRPLLESGQLQQVLPEVTQPANLWAVYPARLAQSAKVRVCVDFLSEEFAQWSPPADGGAGVDIAGFAERL
- a CDS encoding Lrp/AsnC family transcriptional regulator, giving the protein MSSDCKLDRIDLRILSQLQKKGRITNVELADAVGLSPSPCLIRVKRLEKAGYIIGYGAQIQLEKLGDVQIVFTEVTLADHRREDFIKFVNAIRDVDEIVECHLASGGYDYLLKFVTRSVSHYQSIVEGLLERDIGIEKYFSYVIIKSPFVKSHYPLETLFSQNHH
- a CDS encoding aspartate aminotransferase family protein — translated: MPIQSLIEADRKHLIHPVINYRAHEARGVTVLESASGAFLRDAAGNELLDAFSGLWCVNVGYGQQSIVEAATAQMQKLPYATGYFHFGSEPAIELAQKLVEVSPASLQHVYFTLGGSDAVDSALRFITHYFNATGRASKKHIIALQRGYHGSSTTGAGLTALPAFHRNFDLPLPNQHHLPSPYAYRNDFADDAALIAASVAALEAKVAELGADNVAAFFCEPIQGSGGVIVPPVGWLTAMRESCRKLGILFVADEVITGFGRTGPLFACQGENVEPDLMTVAKGLTAGYAPMGAVLMSDEIYQGIADSDAEAVVGHGHTYSAHPVSAAIGLEVLRLYHEGGLLANGVARSPRFARGLDALLAHPLVGDSRHRGLLGALELVADKDTRAGFDPALKLSERIAAAAYENRLIFRAFGDNILGFAPALSYTEAEFDLMFERLEKTLDDVLAQADVRAALKAKTHATAC
- a CDS encoding 2-hydroxyacid dehydrogenase — encoded protein: MAFLYKADPARGAQWATLFAQKAPELPFHIWPDLGDPAAIRYLAAWQPPEDPTRTFPNLEVVFSVGAGIDQFDLSGVPDHVPVVRMIEPGIVEGMVEYVTQAVLTIHRDLFDYGLQQQQQLWCELPLKPASQRRIGVLGLGVLGTAVLERLRLFGFPCAGWSRSARDIEGVDCYAGEGALDAFLARSDILICLLPLTPATRGLLDAQLFAKLPRGASLIQTGRGPHLNQQDLLAALDSGQLHNAILDVTDPEPLPAGHALWTHPRVRVTPHIASATRPDTAVDVVLENLRRHRAGLPMLGQVDRAQGY